The Drosophila innubila isolate TH190305 chromosome 2L unlocalized genomic scaffold, UK_Dinn_1.0 4_B_2L, whole genome shotgun sequence genome segment tactaaaaataatacaaatttctcattttttaatgcttatcGCAATGTTAGAGCTGAGGGCTACTGGCAAAGTCAAAATACTTATCTGTGGATTAAATTCTTTGCACCTACCTATACCTTGATaatgaaagtaaaaaaaaaacatatatgtatatatgtataaaagaaattcacAACTTATAACAATGTGTGCTTTATCGTTTTTGGCGGTTTGTTTTTTCATGACACGATATAGTCATTCCATTGTTCCCAGAGCTGTTAAGCTTTTTAGCAAAATAtgtgctttttttaatataacctATTTTATCATTTCTAGTCATCGACTACAGAACTCTATTTAATTACAGAGAGTTGGCAACATGCAAATTTCTCTCTCAGTGTTTCAGGATTCTCCCTCATTTCAACGCTCTCtccctttccctctctctctctctctctctctctctgtgtgtatcTCTGGATATTGTCACTCACCTTGTGTCGTCTTCATGCAGTGCACACCGCTCCTGCCGAGTTTGGCGCGAACAACGCGATCTGTGCCTGAGAGGTAAATGTACCGTTGGCCGGCTAGTGTTACACCGTTGCTGGTGAGCAGGTCCTGCTGATCAAAGCCGCTAATCAATTTGGCCAGCTCCTCCTTTGTAATCTGCAAGAAGACAGAGAATAAGAATCATAATTAATATCAGCTAGCTTTATGTCTGTGAGCCACCCTGTTAACGAACAGTGTTGAGTCACGCACgcatgcaataaattttatgaatttatgcGTCCTGCATATTTAAGTTTAGGAACATTTGTATGCGTCGTTGTATCCTTACAAAGAAACGCAGTAAGCTCTTtgtcactcagtcagtcagttcgTCGCGTGGCGTCGTCGGCTTAcaacattaatttttgtaatcgGTTAAGGCCCACTCAagcacacgcatacacacacagacacacatatacatacacaggCAAGCCCAGTATGGGAGAGCAAACAAAGGCAAGAAATATAAACCACCACTAATAAagaaaacagcaaacaacaaacatttacCACCCATAAAATAATGATGACGACGACATCTGGTAACTCATTAACAAAATGTGCCACACgatgcagcaacaactaaaactacaactacaataacatCAACAAGGAGCGGCTGACCATTGATTTTGTAGTTATAATTGTAACAACAAGTTTCTCAACACTTGCACAATGAACAGAGTTGCCATATCCCCACGAAATGTCATTAACATTAGCAGGACAAAAAAAGATTGCAGAttcctttttgttttcgtttggATGGGAAGATTGTTGCCAAGCGCCAGCAGACACGACAAGTAATCAACAGATTTTTAGTAAGTATGATTAATAGTTAGTCATTTGTTTGGTCGCAGCGGCACATGCGCCACATTTGTTAATGCTGCTAGCTCTGTGACTAACTgaagagacaaagagagagagagagcgaaataGAGAGCaccggcaaacaaaaaattttcgaGAAGTTTCCCatttgagcgaaaaaaaaatgtttgtgctTGAGTGAGATGAATGTGCTCAAAACAGAGCACACTGTAGAAAGCCGGTTTTTGCGAACAAAGCTAAGCTAAAGCGGtgccaaaaaatgtttaacaaattaatcaaaagcactcaatcaaaattatcagcgcacaaaaataatagaacAAAAACTGAGTATAATAAACGAGCTGCGCCTGCAGGGAAATATCtgtctatttaaaaataaattgtttaattgcaaCTCCAAATACCAAGGACAGCTTTTTCTTAAGCTTAAAAAGACTGCacttataacaacaacacaataatACGAATTTTCGACTTATAAAGCTGGTTTTTATGGCCTAGTCGACACATTTCCATTTGTgtctttatatgtatgtacatgtgtgtgttttgcgaAATTCAAAACCAAAGTGTAAGACGCAAAAAAAACGTATTGATAAGCGAATCAAGAAATTGTTGCTCGAAGTTCGCCAACTctcacacgcacatacacacagaaaGAGACAAGCATACACACATCTGAAAAACAGTCTGGCAATGCCAAACAGCAGCTGATCtgtgcaaaaagcaaaaccaaataaaatacaaaaatattttcgatgAATCATGAAAATGTAACGAATCACATTcaggtaaaaaataaaataatattaaatgtagGTAACTCCGGCAAAGGTATAAAGATTAAGATTCAAAGGCAAACGACAATAAGatacaaaacaacacaacGAACGGAGGCCACAAAATGAAAGTGATGTACACCGTGTGGAGAATTGCAAATACCAAAACAAATAGACGAAAacgaaaatgtaaaaaatcacttttacCCAATTTGAGGCTTAACAAACAGCTGTTTGCAAGTTTTCAAAcctaaaaacttatttaaattaatcaaatttattaattatattagaaaaaacataatttttctcATTGGTTGGATTTAGTGCCTAGATTTCTGTTTGGTGTTTAACAACACTGTCCGTGAGAGAATATATGTACTAGCAAGAAAGCCCAAGGGAGTGTCCCTGTGCCCCACCCGTTCAAAAATgagaagtaaaataaaataaaagtgccATGAATGGGAATGGGGCGCGCAACAGAGGCACAAACAAAGGATAAGGAGAAGCACATGGTTAGGCGATTGGTGGAGTCAGCAGgaagttgcacacacacacacaaacaaacaaacaagcacactcaaacacacatcCACATTAAGTAAATGCGAAAACGTGGCGCGCATATAAAAATGTAGACGCTGATGATGACGCGGCAATGTCGTTGCGTTTTTTGAGatacatttctttttcttttcgtttcattttcaatCTACTCAAATgtgataaaaaacatttttgccgGCAGAGGAAACAGAGATAATAAACCAACATATATAAACTATTGAGTGAAGTAtgtaagagtgtgtgtgttgataaATGCAAACAAGGCCGGTTAGTGGTTATACAAAACGAGAACGGACGAGTCcctctcattctctctttgCATCTTTCGTTAACGAACTCAGTTTGCGGTAAATGCTCAAGAATGGGATAAGCGCTATCAAATCAGTGTTGAAAAGTGTTATGCCGGTCAGcttactcactcacacacccacacactatCTCGAAAACAAACACCGCTCTCATCATTCAATGCAATCAAACACCTTTCAAACAAATGCACTCTATATGACGAATCATGCTTAGCTCAGCAGCTGAGTGACTAATCCACCTGAGAGTGAAGAGATGAATCACAAGTAAATCGAATCATTTATGTTTCTGATAATAATAAACGACCAGCTGCTTTATCACCAGCAACTAATTTGCCTGTCAACCGCTAATtgagctataaataaataaaacaatctGACAAACATAAAAGCATCACTCATAGCTTCTCTTATCAGTCTGTTATTAGTTATAATAATTGCATGAAAGTTTAATAAGCACGATTGAGTGTAAACTTTAgttgcgtgagtgtgtgtgtggggtgaCAGACAGGGAGGCAGGGAGAGGCTGTAACTGCGCAGGCGGCTGTTTTTCATGAGTgtcacaaagagagagagagcgagccaGAGAGAAACAGAGCGCGTGCAGGGGTGCTCACCCATTTAGGGTGGGAGTTGCTTTATCAAACGAAATGAAAGTAATGATGGCggacatacaacaacaatgaaaagttGAGAACAGAACACCacgttaatatttaataatatattaaaaaagaaaaaaaactttaaatattaagcaaCAAATGAATAGCTGGccatgtaaatatgtaaatttgagTATAGTCTGAAAATTGACAAAAGTTGTCAGAACACTTGACTTAAAAGTCCTGCTGGGTACATGtggctctctcactctctctctctctttctttgtatgtgtgggtgtgtgcaACTCTGATGGAGTAtgcattgttgttcttgttgttggtcaCACCCTTGacattggcaaaaaaaaaagaaaaaagaaagaaagaaaacttcATTGTCGCCGACGACAATTTGCAGGGCAAGATAAGTTggattatttgtatttgtactcACCTCAAAGCCAGTGGACTGTGCCCAAATGTTGCCGTCGTGTCCGGCAATGCACGCCTTGGTAACGCACTGCGAGGCCAAAAGCTGATTATCAACATAATCTTGCCAGCTCATGATtgtagtttgttgttgtatttgttgtggttgtttaaactatttttttatttaatatatatatattacacacacaagttactttgtttcttttatatttttgtattcttttctttttcacaCTTTTCACGCCACCAAGAAATTTAGCAAAGCGAGAGAAAATCGTCGATTTTCTATGTAATTTGTTTAAGGAAACTTATTTAAACTGCAATGAGAGAGGGTAGAAAAATGAGATGTAGAGAAATTAACGATAATTTTACGTCTTTCTAATACAACAACTTTGTTTTGCTGATGCAACCTTTTCAATACTCTATTATatcaataaaacttttaaatcgGCGCATACTTCTTTTAATAACTCGCTGTAGCTTtaaaaactcacacacactaaaCACAGCCAGCAAGAGAtagcacacgcacacacacacactgtgagCAGAGGTAAACCGtacgcaacagcagcagctccaacaCGTCCGACTTGCACAGAATGACAAAAACGATTGAATGCCAAATGTATGACGGCTGGCTCCAAGCATGGAAAACcgaacagaaaaagaaaaaaaaataaacaaaagccacTCAGTCAGAGAGCGTGAGTCACAGCTGCCGCCGACGCTGACACTCTGGCCAAGCAATTCACTCAACGAGTGCAATGCCAAAAACAGTTTGCGCTGGAGTGTGTGCGAGCGAAATAGCGTATATGGCCGTTATAAATCGCCGACCGCGTAATGCaaatgagtgagtgagagcaGGCGATGACTCAACCGTCTCCTGACAGTTTctatgagtgtatgtgtgtgtgttatgaaTCGGTCTTCTTTCTGCCGCTGCTTGAGTGCTTTTCAGGCCGGTCGAGTAATCGACAACGACGATGGtcaatcataaattaaaaatagactttttaatttgaatatgtacagacatatgtatatgtactattaaatgatatatttatctttagGTGCTCCTATCATTGCATATGAATATAATGCATAAAAAGCGCAAGGCCAACAACCAATTTTTGACAAGTCATTTTTTCATCCAATGAGGCGGCGAGACACCGACCGGCTGCTGAACTTTTTTCACTTCATTTTTGCACACTTATACACtcaacaatacacacacacaaaaacgcTCAGCCAACGCCGTCGGCGAATATATGCTTCTGTGTGAGTGCCTGTGAGTGAGTCGGTCTTTCTTTTCTTACttaattttgtacaaataCTACTCCCCAATTTTAGAATGCTTTAAAGCTTGAACTTAATATTCAATATCcaaaaatgattataaaaaattctacaCATTCTTAATTAAACTGCATAAAATACGAACTTTTTGAAATCGAAAACTAACCCACACTTTTTTCACACGCTGTGCGATGCGGCGATGAAATTATACTGAATGTAGGGATGAACGGAAACATCGATAATTCGGTGTAATCGATAATAAAAGATTCCGATAGGTCCGGTGATGTAACTTAATGAATATTCGATAaataggtatatatatatatttttatggtttGTGGAAGCCcgaaattgttataaaaattatagacttacataaaattatttatttaattgattctgtAAAATGGCtgtcaaacaattttttaaactccATATCTCTTACTGCGTTTGATGTGAGTATGTCAAACATAGctgcaataatatttatatatctcgATCTTTATGTTCAtaatagtaaattaaaataatttcatattttttataaatgatacaaatttaaacgaTTCACCTATTCGATGAGCAGATGCGTGCGACCGTATATTTAAAGTGGTAAAATAcggaattaataaaaagtggGAGATCGatgttttaaagaataacaagcatacaataattttttgaatttgtataaCAGAATATATGCagaacaattaaattattaattattgtttctaattatagtttttgcattggatattaataaaaaaaaaaaaaaaaaactaaggaAAACAGCGAAATTCGCACAACCACCAATAGATATCGATTCCATTAGATTCGAATGGCAGCACTGGTGCAATATTATTATCGATAGTGGTCTtagtgtatttatttttattagattaacAAATATGtaccaaaataaaagtattaactataaaatgtaataaatatgcaatttcaAAACgggaaatatttgaaaaacgtGGATATTTCTTGCAAAAACCTTGATAGTTAGAATTTAATATATCGATAGCTTCGATGAAACAGTTACATCTCTAAAAGTTTTGCAAGATGGAGCCTCTTTTGCTTGGTTTTAACAATCAGCAGCACGTGTATAAAAAGTGCCAAATAATAATCAGAAAATGTTAGTATTATTCAACGATTTAATTCATAATAAGTGGTAGACAGATTAATAAACCCGTTTACAATATTTTGCCGGCAAAATTGAGCCAGTTTAAGTGAGCTTTAATaccaaaaattgcaaatgaaaatataaccCAAAATGTGAAGCATAAAACGAATGAAAAGAATTTTTACACGACGGCGGACGTTGCGGCACGAATGACAGCCCCTGTCatcgagagagggagagaaccGAACAAGAGAGAAGGTTGTGGTtgttgattgtgtgtgtgtgttgggtcAAATAGTTAATACTTTTTGGGAACGACAGCtgtaataaataacaaagaaaataagacATCCGATGAGTTCCATGCGAggttaaacaagtttattgcTTTGCTATGATAGTTTTCTTGTGAAGGCAGCAATATTCAAAtcattgcaaaaataaaaatttcctCACATacacgcaaacacacacacatacattcacgCCATTGACTCATGGTCGGTG includes the following:
- the LOC117780623 gene encoding profilin, yielding MSWQDYVDNQLLASQCVTKACIAGHDGNIWAQSTGFEITKEELAKLISGFDQQDLLTSNGVTLAGQRYIYLSGTDRVVRAKLGRSGVHCMKTTQAVIVSIYEDPVQPQQAASVVEKLGDYLITCGY